The following proteins come from a genomic window of Fontisubflavum oceani:
- the yajC gene encoding preprotein translocase subunit YajC, which produces MDGAFAQFLPLILIFVIMYFLLIRPQQKKVKEHKAMVDALRRGDQVITQGGLYAKVTKVKDDAEVEVEIAEGVKVRVARPTIVQVVSKTEPADNA; this is translated from the coding sequence ATGGACGGTGCATTCGCCCAATTCCTGCCCCTGATCCTGATCTTCGTGATCATGTATTTCCTGCTGATCCGGCCGCAGCAGAAGAAAGTCAAAGAACACAAGGCGATGGTGGATGCGCTGCGCCGGGGCGATCAGGTGATCACGCAAGGCGGCCTCTATGCCAAGGTGACCAAGGTTAAGGATGACGCCGAGGTTGAGGTGGAGATTGCCGAGGGGGTCAAGGTGCGCGTGGCGCGGCCGACGATCGTCCAGGTTGTTTCGAAAACCGAGCCGGCCGACAACGCCTGA